In one Desulfoferula mesophila genomic region, the following are encoded:
- a CDS encoding DUF3842 family protein — protein MRICVIDGQGGGIGSVIIRRLKDEYGETVEVLALGSNAIATAQMMKAGANRGATGENAILVTIKDADVVIGPIGIVLANSMMGEITPAVAAAVASCRARKFLLPLTQENVEVASVNREPLPHQVDHIVQVRLKEMISHV, from the coding sequence GTGCGCATCTGTGTAATAGACGGCCAGGGCGGAGGCATCGGCAGCGTCATCATTCGCCGCCTCAAGGATGAATATGGCGAGACGGTGGAAGTGCTGGCCCTGGGCAGCAACGCCATCGCCACCGCCCAGATGATGAAGGCCGGGGCCAACCGGGGAGCCACCGGCGAAAACGCCATCCTGGTCACCATCAAGGACGCCGACGTGGTTATCGGGCCCATCGGCATCGTGTTGGCCAACTCCATGATGGGCGAGATAACCCCGGCCGTGGCCGCCGCGGTGGCCTCCTGCCGCGCCCGCAAGTTCCTCCTGCCCCTTACCCAGGAAAACGTGGAAGTGGCCAGCGTCAACCGCGAGCCCCTACCCCACCAAGTGGACCATATCGTGCAGGTCAGACTTAAGGAGATGATTTCCCATGTGTGA
- the plsY gene encoding glycerol-3-phosphate 1-O-acyltransferase PlsY — translation MILVGLALIVGGYLLGAVPFGLLISRALGGPDPRQGGSGNIGATNVSRQAGKAAGALTLLLDIGKGLGPALLADYWLTPWWAGAVGLAAFVGHCWPVYLRFRGGKGVATFLGVLFGLAPWAGLATGLVVILLAFVSKHMSLGSMVGCTSSVGWLWVAGAPVAFMVMASLMSLIVVYKHRENIGRLKAGQEHGWR, via the coding sequence ATGATCCTAGTGGGCCTGGCCTTGATAGTCGGAGGCTATCTTTTAGGCGCCGTACCCTTTGGGCTCCTGATAAGCCGCGCCTTGGGCGGACCTGATCCCCGCCAAGGAGGCTCGGGCAACATCGGAGCCACCAACGTGTCCCGTCAGGCGGGCAAGGCCGCCGGGGCGCTCACGCTTTTGCTGGATATCGGCAAGGGCTTGGGCCCGGCCCTGCTGGCCGACTACTGGCTCACCCCCTGGTGGGCCGGCGCGGTGGGTCTGGCCGCCTTTGTGGGCCACTGCTGGCCGGTGTATCTGCGCTTCCGGGGCGGCAAGGGCGTGGCCACCTTTTTGGGCGTCCTGTTCGGCCTGGCCCCCTGGGCCGGACTGGCCACCGGCCTGGTGGTCATCCTCCTGGCCTTTGTAAGCAAGCACATGTCCCTGGGGTCCATGGTGGGCTGCACCAGCTCGGTGGGCTGGCTGTGGGTCGCCGGGGCGCCGGTCGCCTTCATGGTCATGGCTTCGCTGATGAGCCTGATCGTCGTGTACAAACACCGGGAAAATATCGGCCGCCTCAAGGCGGGCCAGGAGCACGGCTGGCGCTGA
- a CDS encoding NYN domain-containing protein, with protein sequence MRLVIDGYNLIHTVPELAFASENGQGREALMEALRLYRKKRPHKVKVVFDGGIEPGGAKDRLAGTPVSFSGAERSADDVIAALAAKEGNGITVVTSDRELAGRCRAHGAVVISSEEFGGRLLEVALGLPPTGEGGEDGWDFTTKKRGPAKRLPKAQRKKVRRKGRL encoded by the coding sequence ATGCGCCTGGTAATCGACGGATACAACCTCATCCACACCGTGCCCGAGCTGGCCTTTGCCTCGGAAAATGGCCAGGGCCGCGAGGCCCTCATGGAGGCCCTGCGCCTGTACCGCAAGAAACGTCCCCACAAGGTCAAGGTGGTGTTCGATGGCGGGATAGAGCCGGGCGGCGCCAAGGATCGCCTGGCCGGCACGCCGGTGAGCTTTTCCGGGGCCGAGCGCTCGGCCGACGACGTGATCGCCGCCCTGGCCGCCAAGGAGGGCAACGGCATCACCGTGGTGACCAGCGATCGTGAGCTGGCCGGGCGCTGCCGGGCGCACGGCGCGGTGGTCATCTCTTCCGAGGAGTTCGGCGGTCGTCTGTTGGAGGTGGCCTTGGGCCTACCCCCCACCGGAGAGGGCGGGGAAGATGGTTGGGACTTCACCACCAAAAAGAGAGGGCCCGCCAAGCGCCTGCCCAAGGCCCAGCGCAAGAAGGTCCGTCGCAAGGGACGCCTATAG
- a CDS encoding ParB/RepB/Spo0J family partition protein produces the protein MSERKEKKKPPRRKAPALGRGLAALLGDDDYPGGGLATEPGPGERVVALPIERLEPNPYQPRRIFDGDAIKALAESIAEHGVLQPLVVRPVDQGYQLIAGERRLRASQMAGLTSVPVVVRQATDQQALLLALLENLQREDLNPLEEAQAYRRLGEEFQLNQEDIAKGVGRDRSTVANSLRLLKLPDELQRDLAARLLTAGHARALLSLGNEAAMRAARDEIVAKGLSVRAAEALVKKLSSAPAPPKAPTREEVHLASLAEDLRYRLGAPVEIKRKGKKGAITIRFSSNKELERLLELFNG, from the coding sequence ATGAGCGAGCGCAAGGAAAAAAAGAAGCCTCCGCGCCGCAAGGCGCCCGCCCTGGGAAGAGGCCTGGCCGCCCTTTTGGGTGATGACGACTACCCCGGCGGGGGCCTGGCCACCGAACCCGGACCCGGCGAGAGGGTGGTGGCCCTGCCCATCGAACGCCTGGAACCCAACCCCTACCAACCGCGCCGCATTTTCGACGGTGACGCCATCAAGGCCCTGGCCGAGTCCATTGCCGAGCACGGGGTGTTGCAGCCCCTGGTGGTGCGGCCGGTGGATCAGGGCTATCAGCTTATCGCCGGCGAGCGGCGCCTCAGGGCCAGCCAGATGGCCGGCCTCACCTCCGTGCCGGTGGTGGTGCGCCAGGCCACCGATCAGCAGGCCCTGCTCTTGGCCCTTTTGGAGAACCTGCAGCGCGAGGATCTCAATCCCCTGGAAGAGGCCCAGGCCTACCGCCGCCTGGGCGAGGAGTTTCAGCTCAACCAGGAGGATATCGCCAAGGGGGTGGGGCGCGACCGATCCACCGTGGCCAACAGCCTGCGCCTGCTCAAGCTGCCCGACGAGCTGCAAAGGGATCTGGCCGCCAGGCTGCTGACCGCCGGCCACGCCCGGGCTCTCCTGTCGCTGGGCAACGAGGCGGCCATGCGCGCCGCCCGGGACGAGATCGTGGCCAAGGGGCTTTCGGTGCGCGCCGCCGAGGCCCTGGTCAAAAAGCTATCCAGCGCCCCGGCCCCGCCCAAGGCCCCCACCCGGGAAGAGGTGCACCTGGCCAGCCTGGCCGAAGATCTGCGCTATCGCCTGGGCGCTCCGGTGGAGATTAAGCGCAAGGGCAAAAAGGGGGCCATCACCATCCGCTTTTCTTCCAACAAGGAGTTGGAGCGACTGCTGGAGCTCTTCAACGGCTAG
- a CDS encoding ParA family protein: protein MGRIITIANQKGGVGKTTTAVNLAACLASAGQITLLVDCDPQGNATSGLGVDLEPGDPTLYHVLIDQVAARDAVRATEVEHLHLLGSDVNLFGAEVELAGSAGRERLLAEVLSPLKDDYGYILLDCPPSLGLLTLNALTACDGVLVPLQTEYYALEGLTQLLHTIARVRRTLNPGLRMEGILLTMFDQRNNLSHQVAEDVRGHFKGMVYDTVVPRNVRLSEAPSHGLPVILYDSRCAGAQSYQALAQEVIQGPRGNSGAPQEGRAA from the coding sequence ATGGGCCGAATCATAACCATAGCCAATCAGAAGGGTGGGGTGGGCAAGACCACCACGGCGGTCAACCTGGCCGCCTGCCTGGCCAGCGCCGGGCAAATCACCCTCCTGGTTGACTGCGACCCCCAGGGCAACGCCACCAGCGGCCTGGGGGTCGATTTGGAGCCCGGTGACCCCACCCTGTACCACGTCCTGATCGACCAGGTAGCGGCCCGGGACGCGGTTCGGGCCACCGAGGTTGAGCATCTCCACCTGTTGGGCTCGGACGTGAACCTCTTTGGAGCCGAGGTGGAGCTGGCTGGGTCGGCGGGGCGCGAACGCCTGCTGGCCGAGGTCCTGTCTCCCCTGAAGGATGACTACGGCTACATCCTACTGGATTGCCCCCCCTCCCTGGGCCTGCTGACCCTCAATGCCCTCACGGCCTGCGACGGAGTGTTGGTGCCCTTGCAGACCGAATACTACGCCCTGGAGGGGCTCACCCAGCTGTTGCACACCATCGCCAGGGTGCGCCGCACCCTGAATCCCGGGCTACGGATGGAAGGCATTCTGCTGACCATGTTCGACCAGCGCAACAATCTTTCCCATCAGGTGGCCGAGGACGTGCGGGGTCATTTCAAGGGCATGGTCTACGACACGGTGGTGCCGCGCAACGTGCGCCTTTCCGAGGCCCCCAGTCACGGCCTGCCGGTGATCCTCTATGATTCTCGCTGCGCCGGAGCCCAGAGCTATCAGGCCCTGGCCCAGGAAGTAATACAAGGCCCCCGGGGTAATTCGGGGGCGCCCCAGGAGGGCCGGGCGGCATGA
- the secF gene encoding protein translocase subunit SecF produces the protein MEFIKPNVNINFVGSRGKAFILSGLLILMTVVTLFAHGGPNYGIDFAGGILVQVRFSEPTDASAIKKALAPLGMDQSLVQGFGDKKNNEFLIRNERAGLKLQGLSDRVRQTLAESYGKGKVEVRRVEMVGPKVGQDLREKALLAIFYAIVMIAVYISGRFEQKWGLAAVMAGVLVGATLLVQALIAAMGGEEGMAMVLLILTALVVTVGACWLLKLRYALGAIVALIHDVVITVGVFSLLDKEFTLATVAALLTIIGYSLNDTIIVYDRIRENLKTAGKQPLGQTINESINQTLSRTILTSGTTLLVLLCLFVLGGGVIEDFALALLVGVVVGTYSSIFVASPVLLLLPEGKPMSMRSSAPAKAAVARPEPVEAVAAPAQVSPGKAAGAARQKKAKKKSGKKGKRH, from the coding sequence ATGGAATTTATAAAGCCGAACGTAAACATCAATTTTGTTGGCAGCCGCGGCAAGGCCTTCATCCTCAGCGGCCTGCTGATCTTGATGACCGTGGTGACCCTGTTCGCCCACGGCGGCCCCAACTACGGCATCGACTTCGCCGGCGGTATTTTGGTGCAGGTGCGCTTCAGCGAACCCACCGATGCCTCGGCCATTAAAAAGGCCCTGGCCCCCCTGGGCATGGACCAATCCTTGGTGCAGGGCTTTGGCGACAAGAAGAACAACGAGTTCCTCATCCGCAATGAGCGCGCCGGGCTCAAGCTGCAAGGCCTGAGCGACCGGGTCCGCCAAACCCTGGCCGAAAGCTACGGCAAGGGAAAGGTGGAAGTGCGCCGGGTGGAGATGGTGGGCCCCAAGGTGGGCCAGGATCTGCGGGAAAAGGCGCTTTTGGCCATCTTCTACGCCATCGTCATGATCGCGGTTTACATCTCCGGACGCTTTGAGCAGAAATGGGGATTGGCCGCGGTGATGGCCGGGGTGCTGGTGGGGGCCACCCTTTTGGTGCAGGCCCTCATCGCCGCCATGGGCGGAGAAGAGGGCATGGCCATGGTGCTGCTCATCCTCACCGCCTTGGTGGTGACGGTGGGCGCATGCTGGCTGCTCAAGCTGCGCTACGCCCTGGGGGCCATCGTGGCCCTGATTCACGACGTGGTCATCACCGTGGGCGTGTTCAGCTTGCTGGACAAGGAGTTCACCCTGGCCACGGTGGCCGCCTTGCTGACCATCATCGGTTACTCGCTCAACGACACCATCATCGTCTACGACCGTATCCGCGAGAACCTCAAGACGGCCGGCAAGCAGCCCCTGGGCCAGACCATCAACGAGTCCATCAACCAGACCTTGAGCCGCACCATTTTGACCTCGGGCACCACCTTGCTGGTGTTGCTGTGCCTGTTCGTCCTGGGCGGCGGGGTCATCGAAGACTTCGCCCTGGCCCTGTTGGTGGGCGTGGTGGTGGGAACCTATTCCTCCATCTTCGTGGCCAGCCCGGTGCTGTTGCTTTTGCCGGAAGGCAAGCCCATGAGCATGCGGAGTTCCGCCCCGGCCAAGGCCGCGGTGGCCCGTCCAGAGCCCGTGGAGGCCGTGGCCGCCCCGGCCCAGGTCAGCCCAGGCAAGGCGGCCGGCGCCGCCCGGCAAAAAAAGGCCAAGAAAAAGAGTGGGAAAAAGGGCAAACGGCATTAA
- the secD gene encoding protein translocase subunit SecD gives MPKNFFLKSTLVAVVVILALLYLVPTIGGGKLPAWWTNTLPSDKIRLGLDLQGGMHLILEVETQKAVSASVERTSQELQRKMREENIRAISPQTGADNTISLVLLHNSDRAKLEDLVKREYPDFSVASSRTLEDGKIKVVLQLTAKAAKHIADQASTQALETIRNRVDQFGVSEPEIMPQSEGRILIQLPGVKDPQRAVALIGKTAQLEFKLVDDSVNAATATKATLPPGDEILTMYRRDHASGRVDKEPIVVHRRVAMTGATITDARVQMDSQYNQPYVSVAFDSAGARQFADITTRNVKKRLAIILDGKVQSAPVIQEPITGGEARISGDFTMEEARDLAVVLRSGALPAPVKILEERTVGPSLGQDSIDQGILSMVVGLLLVVGFILLYYRLAGAFADLALLLNLVLITGALAAFQATLTLPGIAGIILTIGMAVDANVLIFERVREEVRMGKTPFAAVEAGYGKATLTILDANITTLIAALVLFQFGTGPIRGFAVTLSIGIASSLFTAITFTRLLFDLYLHQFRPRKLLI, from the coding sequence TTGCCTAAGAACTTCTTTTTGAAGTCCACCTTGGTGGCTGTGGTCGTCATTTTGGCCCTGCTCTACCTGGTGCCCACCATAGGAGGCGGCAAGCTGCCCGCCTGGTGGACCAACACCCTGCCCAGCGACAAGATCCGGCTGGGTCTGGACCTGCAGGGCGGCATGCATCTCATCCTGGAGGTGGAGACTCAAAAAGCGGTTTCCGCCTCCGTGGAGCGCACCAGCCAAGAGCTGCAGCGCAAGATGCGCGAGGAAAACATCCGCGCCATCAGCCCCCAGACCGGAGCGGACAACACCATCAGCCTGGTGCTTTTGCACAACAGCGACCGGGCCAAGCTGGAAGACCTGGTGAAGCGGGAATACCCCGACTTCTCCGTGGCCTCCAGCCGCACCTTGGAGGACGGCAAGATCAAGGTGGTCTTGCAGCTGACCGCCAAGGCGGCCAAGCACATCGCCGACCAGGCCTCCACCCAGGCGCTGGAGACCATCCGCAACCGGGTGGACCAGTTCGGGGTGAGCGAGCCGGAGATCATGCCCCAGTCCGAGGGTCGCATCCTGATCCAACTCCCCGGCGTGAAAGACCCCCAGCGGGCGGTGGCCCTCATCGGCAAGACGGCCCAGTTGGAGTTCAAGCTGGTTGACGACTCGGTGAATGCCGCCACGGCGACCAAGGCCACCTTGCCCCCGGGCGACGAGATACTGACCATGTACCGGCGCGACCACGCCAGCGGCCGGGTGGACAAGGAGCCCATCGTGGTGCACCGCCGGGTGGCCATGACCGGGGCCACCATCACCGACGCTCGCGTGCAGATGGACTCCCAGTACAACCAGCCCTACGTTTCGGTGGCCTTCGACAGCGCCGGCGCGCGCCAGTTCGCCGACATAACCACCCGCAACGTGAAGAAGCGCCTGGCCATCATCCTGGACGGCAAGGTGCAGTCGGCTCCGGTGATCCAAGAACCCATCACCGGCGGCGAGGCCCGCATCTCCGGCGACTTCACCATGGAAGAGGCCAGGGACCTGGCCGTGGTGCTGCGCTCGGGCGCGCTGCCCGCTCCGGTGAAGATTTTGGAAGAGCGCACCGTGGGCCCCAGCCTGGGCCAGGACTCCATCGACCAGGGCATCTTGTCCATGGTGGTGGGCCTGCTCCTGGTGGTTGGCTTCATTCTGCTCTACTACCGCCTGGCGGGCGCATTCGCCGACCTGGCCCTGTTGCTGAACCTGGTGCTTATCACCGGGGCCCTGGCCGCCTTCCAGGCGACCCTGACCCTGCCGGGCATCGCGGGCATCATCTTGACCATCGGCATGGCGGTGGACGCCAACGTGCTGATCTTCGAGAGGGTGCGTGAAGAGGTCAGGATGGGCAAAACGCCTTTCGCGGCGGTGGAGGCCGGTTACGGCAAGGCGACCCTTACCATTTTGGACGCCAACATCACCACCCTGATCGCGGCCCTGGTGTTGTTCCAATTCGGCACCGGCCCCATCCGGGGATTCGCGGTGACCCTGTCCATTGGTATCGCCTCGTCGCTATTTACGGCCATCACCTTCACCAGGTTGCTGTTTGACCTTTACCTGCACCAGTTCAGGCCCCGGAAGCTTCTGATCTAG
- the yajC gene encoding preprotein translocase subunit YajC: MFDLLTTGTAWAMGAGQKSATGGESAGGLGGLLSGPIPMLVLMFVIFYFLLIRPQQKKAKAHKAMLGNIKKGDKILTNGGIFGRVTGMDEQTLTLEIAPQVRIKVSRGHVAGVVGAEGTPPAPPAKK; the protein is encoded by the coding sequence ATGTTTGACTTGTTGACCACGGGCACCGCCTGGGCCATGGGCGCTGGGCAAAAGAGCGCCACCGGTGGAGAAAGCGCGGGCGGCCTGGGCGGACTTCTCTCCGGCCCCATCCCCATGCTCGTCCTGATGTTCGTGATTTTCTACTTCCTGCTCATCAGGCCCCAACAGAAAAAGGCCAAAGCCCACAAGGCCATGCTGGGCAACATCAAAAAAGGCGACAAGATTCTGACCAACGGCGGCATCTTCGGCCGCGTGACCGGTATGGACGAGCAGACCCTGACCCTGGAGATCGCTCCCCAGGTTCGCATCAAGGTCAGCCGGGGACACGTAGCCGGCGTGGTCGGCGCCGAGGGAACGCCCCCCGCCCCGCCGGCCAAAAAGTAG
- the tgt gene encoding tRNA guanosine(34) transglycosylase Tgt, whose protein sequence is MARLRHEITAVSGKARAGRLHTRRGVVDTPAFMPVGTQGTVKGLLPEEVSGLGAQMILGNTYHLMLRPGVVTVDKLGGLHRFMNWPGPILTDSGGFQVFSLSGLRSLDEEGASFRSHLDGQLLRMTPESVVRAQELLGSDLMMVLDECPPPGSQRDYLAASLERDARWAARALAARGDKGGALLGIVQGGVYSDLRARSVELLAELDLDGYALGGLSVGEPKPRMMEVIEGTTPQLPEGKPVYLMGVGEPADLVRCVGLGVDMFDCVLPTRMARNGTLLTSRGRLNLRNSRFKDDPAPVEEGCQCPTCRHYSRAYLRHLIMAKELLAYRLNTVHNLHYILQLMAGLRRAIAENRYDSYARQVLAGLESPGQERVALT, encoded by the coding sequence ATGGCGCGTTTGAGGCACGAAATAACCGCCGTCAGCGGCAAGGCCCGCGCCGGGCGGCTGCACACCCGGCGGGGGGTGGTGGATACCCCGGCCTTCATGCCGGTGGGTACCCAGGGCACGGTCAAGGGGCTCTTGCCTGAAGAGGTTTCCGGCCTGGGGGCCCAGATGATCCTGGGCAACACCTACCACCTCATGCTGCGGCCGGGGGTGGTGACCGTGGACAAGCTGGGGGGGCTGCACCGCTTCATGAACTGGCCCGGCCCAATCCTCACCGATAGCGGCGGGTTTCAGGTGTTTTCCTTGAGCGGCCTGCGCAGCCTGGACGAGGAGGGGGCCAGCTTCCGCTCCCACCTGGACGGCCAGCTGCTGCGCATGACCCCGGAGTCGGTGGTGCGGGCCCAGGAGTTGTTAGGCTCGGACTTGATGATGGTTTTGGACGAGTGCCCGCCGCCCGGTTCCCAGCGGGATTATCTGGCCGCTTCCCTGGAGCGCGACGCCCGTTGGGCGGCCCGCGCCCTGGCCGCGCGCGGCGATAAAGGGGGCGCTCTGCTGGGAATAGTGCAGGGCGGGGTGTATAGTGACCTGCGAGCGCGTAGCGTGGAATTGCTGGCAGAGCTTGATTTGGACGGCTACGCTCTGGGCGGCCTCAGCGTGGGCGAACCCAAGCCACGCATGATGGAGGTCATAGAGGGCACCACGCCCCAATTGCCGGAAGGCAAGCCTGTATACCTCATGGGGGTGGGCGAGCCGGCCGACCTGGTGCGCTGCGTGGGCCTGGGGGTGGACATGTTCGATTGCGTGTTGCCCACCCGCATGGCCCGCAACGGGACCCTGTTGACTTCCCGGGGTCGCCTTAACCTGCGCAACAGCCGGTTCAAGGACGATCCCGCGCCGGTGGAGGAGGGCTGCCAGTGCCCCACCTGCCGCCATTACAGCCGGGCCTACTTGCGCCATCTTATAATGGCCAAGGAATTGTTGGCTTATCGCTTGAACACAGTGCACAACTTGCACTACATTCTTCAGTTAATGGCCGGGCTGCGCCGGGCCATCGCCGAAAACAGATATGACAGCTACGCCCGCCAGGTGCTCGCTGGGCTGGAGTCCCCGGGCCAAGAGCGGGTAGCGTTAACCTAG
- the queA gene encoding tRNA preQ1(34) S-adenosylmethionine ribosyltransferase-isomerase QueA: MAETLPHNSQPQDLLAPYAYELPPELIAQSPARRRVQARLLCLPRRQGPSSHHKIAQLTKLLRPGDLLVLNDTRVVPARLRAAKPTGGKVEILLLSPAMPRERLADGRERHECLLRSHKTLAPGADLRLEGEPETWARVIERGKRGQALVEFSGSALELAAARGATPLPPYIKRPRGPDQADARRYQTVYAAHPGAVAAPTAGLHLSRELLAALARRGVEHTSLTLHVGYGTFAEPDPARLAAGRLHAEWVEISAAAAEAVAMAKKRGGRVIAVGTTSLRSLEWRPGPGGVPQPGAGWCELLIAPGHSFRVADGLITNFHLPRTTLLMLVAALAGRERVLAAYEQAVQRGYRFYSYGDAMLII, translated from the coding sequence ATGGCGGAAACCCTCCCCCACAACAGCCAACCCCAAGACCTGCTGGCGCCCTACGCTTATGAGCTGCCCCCGGAGCTAATCGCCCAATCCCCGGCCCGCCGCCGGGTGCAGGCCCGGTTGCTTTGTTTGCCCCGCCGCCAGGGACCGTCCAGCCATCACAAGATAGCCCAACTCACCAAGCTGCTGCGTCCTGGAGACCTGTTGGTCCTCAACGACACCCGGGTGGTTCCGGCCCGTTTGCGGGCGGCCAAGCCCACCGGCGGCAAGGTGGAGATATTGCTCCTGTCTCCGGCCATGCCCCGAGAGCGCCTGGCCGATGGTCGCGAGCGTCACGAGTGCCTGCTGCGCTCCCACAAGACCTTGGCCCCCGGCGCCGATTTGCGCCTGGAGGGCGAACCGGAGACCTGGGCGCGGGTAATAGAGCGGGGCAAGCGGGGGCAAGCCCTGGTGGAGTTTTCCGGCTCGGCCCTGGAGTTGGCCGCGGCCCGGGGAGCCACCCCTCTGCCGCCCTACATCAAGCGACCCCGGGGGCCGGACCAGGCGGACGCCCGGCGCTACCAGACCGTGTATGCCGCCCACCCCGGCGCGGTGGCCGCCCCCACCGCCGGGCTGCACCTGAGCCGTGAATTGCTGGCCGCCCTGGCCCGCCGGGGAGTGGAGCACACCAGCCTGACCCTGCACGTGGGCTATGGCACCTTTGCCGAGCCCGACCCGGCCCGCCTGGCGGCCGGGCGCCTGCACGCGGAGTGGGTGGAGATTTCCGCCGCCGCGGCCGAAGCGGTGGCCATGGCCAAAAAGCGGGGAGGGCGGGTCATTGCCGTGGGCACCACCAGCCTGCGCTCCCTGGAGTGGCGGCCCGGCCCCGGCGGGGTGCCCCAGCCCGGCGCGGGATGGTGCGAGCTGCTCATCGCGCCTGGACACTCCTTCCGGGTGGCCGACGGCCTCATAACCAATTTTCACCTGCCCCGCACCACCCTGCTCATGCTGGTGGCCGCCCTGGCCGGCCGCGAGCGGGTCTTGGCCGCCTACGAACAGGCCGTTCAGCGGGGTTATCGTTTTTATAGCTACGGCGACGCCATGTTGATAATCTGA
- a CDS encoding efflux RND transporter periplasmic adaptor subunit, whose product MKKAKGLKWTAAALVILALAAGLWTWWPQGDQGLQVSGKEFQVKRGTIRRMVVSTGTVKPQVGAEVKVGARVSGRVEKLLVSIGQTVKAGQVVALIEHQDLEAKLRQAQAELNADQARLVRVQTTGPKEIARAQAELTEAKATLDLTTLDYGRQEKMRSSDLVAQDALDRAREKHQVAQARLKAAQAKLNQVRHTYEQDVKVAQADLAASQAKLATAQVNLDYATIRAPIDGVVSSVSTQEGETVAASLSAPTFITIVDLARLQVDDFVDETDIGLVKLAQKAFFTVDAYPEQKFRGEVEAIQPSAKIVDDVVYYPVTVKILGDYQDKLKPEMTATVNIIAGVRRDALLIPAPAIRRKAGKTMVYVKREGTVVLVPVEVGWTEELRAQITKGLQEGETVIIPTSAPLTSARPGAGH is encoded by the coding sequence TTGAAAAAAGCCAAAGGGCTAAAATGGACGGCGGCCGCGCTGGTGATCTTGGCCCTGGCCGCGGGGCTGTGGACTTGGTGGCCCCAGGGCGATCAGGGCTTGCAGGTCAGCGGCAAAGAGTTTCAGGTCAAGCGCGGCACCATCCGACGCATGGTGGTGTCCACCGGTACGGTGAAGCCCCAGGTGGGGGCCGAGGTCAAGGTCGGCGCGCGGGTCAGCGGCCGGGTGGAAAAGCTATTGGTCAGCATCGGCCAGACGGTCAAGGCGGGCCAGGTGGTGGCCTTGATCGAGCACCAGGACCTGGAGGCCAAGCTGCGCCAGGCCCAGGCCGAGCTCAACGCCGACCAGGCCCGCCTGGTGCGGGTGCAGACCACCGGCCCCAAGGAGATCGCCCGGGCTCAGGCCGAGCTGACCGAGGCCAAGGCCACCCTGGACCTGACCACCCTGGACTATGGCCGTCAGGAGAAGATGCGCTCCAGCGACCTGGTGGCCCAGGACGCCCTGGATCGGGCCCGGGAAAAGCACCAGGTGGCCCAGGCCCGCCTCAAGGCGGCCCAAGCCAAGCTCAACCAGGTCCGCCACACCTATGAGCAGGACGTCAAGGTGGCCCAGGCCGACCTGGCCGCTTCCCAGGCCAAGCTGGCCACCGCCCAGGTAAACCTGGACTACGCCACCATCCGGGCCCCCATCGACGGCGTGGTCTCCAGCGTGTCCACCCAGGAGGGCGAGACCGTGGCCGCCAGCCTGAGCGCGCCCACCTTCATCACCATCGTGGATCTGGCCCGCCTGCAAGTGGACGATTTCGTGGACGAGACCGACATCGGCCTGGTCAAGCTGGCGCAAAAGGCCTTTTTCACGGTGGACGCTTATCCGGAGCAAAAGTTCCGGGGCGAGGTGGAGGCCATCCAGCCCTCGGCCAAGATCGTGGACGACGTGGTCTACTATCCGGTGACCGTCAAGATCCTGGGCGACTACCAGGACAAGCTCAAGCCGGAGATGACCGCCACGGTGAACATCATCGCCGGGGTGCGCCGGGACGCCCTGCTAATCCCGGCGCCGGCCATCCGCCGCAAGGCCGGCAAGACCATGGTCTACGTGAAGCGCGAGGGCACGGTGGTCCTGGTTCCGGTGGAGGTGGGCTGGACCGAGGAGTTGCGCGCCCAGATCACCAAGGGCCTTCAGGAAGGCGAGACCGTAATTATTCCCACCAGCGCCCCCCTGACCTCCGCCAGACCGGGCGCGGGGCACTGA